In Micromonospora purpureochromogenes, a single window of DNA contains:
- a CDS encoding roadblock/LC7 domain-containing protein, whose product MGQKTASSADLTWLLDDLVGRVKQAEHAVALSSDGLLMASSRGLSRDDGEHLAAMAAGIQSLARGAGKRFGGGQVQQTIIEMQSSFLFVTAAGRNACLAVLAAEDADVGLIAYEMAMLVTRVGKFVASPTRGLDQPAGGK is encoded by the coding sequence GTGGGGCAGAAGACGGCTTCGAGTGCCGACCTGACGTGGCTGCTGGACGATCTGGTCGGCCGGGTGAAGCAGGCCGAACACGCCGTGGCGCTCTCCTCCGACGGCCTGCTGATGGCCTCGTCGCGGGGGCTGAGCCGGGACGACGGTGAGCACCTGGCGGCGATGGCGGCCGGGATCCAGAGCCTGGCCCGGGGCGCGGGCAAGCGGTTCGGCGGCGGGCAGGTCCAGCAGACCATCATCGAGATGCAGTCGTCGTTCCTGTTCGTCACGGCGGCCGGGCGCAACGCCTGCCTGGCGGTGCTCGCCGCCGAGGACGCCGACGTCGGCCTGATCGCCTACGAGATGGCGATGCTGGTAACCCGGGTGGGCAAGTTCGTCGCGTCGCCGACCCGGGGGCTCGACCAGCCGGCCGGCGGGAAGTAG
- a CDS encoding DUF742 domain-containing protein, with protein sequence MRAEGGSEDRWVDDHAGPVVRPYAVTRGRARPVTGTFDLISLVTATRADAGAESGLGPEHLAIVALCQRMQSVAEVAAHLDLPVGTVRVLLGDLVARELVMVRPPRGGAGLPDESVFKAVINGLRAL encoded by the coding sequence ATGAGGGCCGAGGGCGGTTCCGAGGACAGGTGGGTGGACGACCACGCCGGGCCGGTGGTCCGGCCGTACGCGGTCACCCGCGGCCGGGCCCGCCCGGTCACCGGCACGTTCGACCTCATCTCCCTGGTGACGGCGACCCGCGCCGACGCCGGCGCGGAGTCCGGCCTGGGCCCGGAGCACCTGGCGATCGTCGCGCTCTGCCAGCGGATGCAGTCCGTGGCGGAGGTCGCCGCCCATCTGGACCTGCCGGTGGGGACTGTCCGGGTCCTCCTGGGCGACCTGGTGGCCCGCGAACTGGTGATGGTGCGGCCGCCGCGCGGCGGCGCCGGCCTACCTGACGAGAGCGTCTTTAAGGCGGTGATCAATGGACTACGGGCACTCTGA
- a CDS encoding GTP-binding protein codes for MDYGHSDRPAGAPPLPTAIKILIAGGFGAGKTTMVGSVSETRPLRTEEVLTETGIGVDDLSGVEDKTTTTVAMDFGRITISDDLVLYLFGTPGQDRFWFVWDELALGAIGAVVLADTRRLADCFPSIDYFEERGTPFVVAVNCFEDARRYQLDEVQAALNLDPGVPVLLCDARQRESSRDVLVTLMEHAMKTREARRRED; via the coding sequence ATGGACTACGGGCACTCTGACCGGCCGGCGGGAGCGCCGCCGCTGCCCACCGCGATCAAGATTCTGATCGCCGGCGGCTTCGGCGCGGGCAAGACCACCATGGTCGGCTCGGTGAGCGAGACCAGGCCGCTGCGGACCGAGGAGGTGCTGACCGAGACGGGCATCGGGGTCGACGACCTGTCCGGCGTGGAGGACAAGACCACCACTACGGTGGCGATGGACTTCGGCCGGATCACCATCAGCGACGACCTGGTGCTCTACCTCTTCGGCACCCCCGGTCAGGACCGGTTCTGGTTCGTCTGGGACGAGCTGGCCCTGGGCGCGATCGGGGCGGTGGTGCTGGCGGACACCCGCCGGCTGGCCGACTGCTTCCCCTCGATCGACTACTTCGAGGAGCGGGGCACCCCGTTCGTGGTGGCGGTGAACTGCTTCGAGGACGCCCGGCGCTACCAGCTGGACGAGGTGCAGGCCGCGCTCAACCTGGACCCGGGCGTGCCGGTGCTGCTCTGCGACGCCCGGCAGCGGGAGTCCAGCCGGGACGTGCTGGTCACGCTCATGGAGCACGCCATGAAGACCCGGGAGGCCCGCCGCCGGGAGGACTGA
- a CDS encoding type II toxin-antitoxin system VapC family toxin, translating into MRLLLDTHVVLWWLTDDPTFSDELKDRIDVESEVYASPVTVWEIAIKQSLGKLPGPVDLAEQVRDADLRELPIRHHHAVAAGRLPPIHRDPFDRMLIAQAQCEGLTLMTRDAHIQKYDVPVLVA; encoded by the coding sequence ATGAGGCTGCTGCTGGACACCCACGTGGTGCTGTGGTGGCTCACCGACGACCCCACCTTCTCGGACGAGCTCAAGGACCGCATCGACGTGGAGTCCGAGGTTTACGCCAGCCCGGTCACGGTCTGGGAAATCGCCATCAAGCAGTCACTGGGGAAGCTTCCCGGTCCAGTCGACCTCGCCGAGCAAGTCCGGGACGCGGACTTGCGGGAGCTGCCCATCCGCCACCACCACGCCGTGGCCGCCGGGCGGCTCCCACCGATCCACCGCGATCCGTTCGACCGCATGCTGATCGCGCAGGCGCAGTGCGAGGGGCTCACCCTGATGACGCGTGATGCACACATTCAGAAGTACGACGTGCCTGTCCTGGTGGCTTGA
- a CDS encoding type II toxin-antitoxin system Phd/YefM family antitoxin: MSGEAAEQFNIHDAETNLSRIIERVEHGEEIVISRAGTPVAKVIPLRARRRSGRGSLRGRVTLPADWDSDEVNEAIARDFG; this comes from the coding sequence GTGTCAGGTGAGGCTGCGGAACAGTTCAACATTCATGACGCCGAGACGAACCTGTCGCGGATCATCGAGCGGGTGGAGCACGGCGAAGAGATCGTCATCAGCCGTGCCGGCACTCCGGTCGCCAAGGTCATCCCGCTACGCGCGAGGCGCCGCAGTGGGCGGGGATCACTGCGCGGCCGGGTGACGCTGCCCGCAGACTGGGACTCCGACGAGGTGAACGAGGCGATCGCCCGGGACTTCGGATGA
- a CDS encoding aconitate hydratase, giving the protein MKEYDVASLDTFGAKTQLRVGDASYEIFRIDKVAGHDRLPYSLKVLLENLLRTEDGANITADHIRQLGGWDSTADPSVEIQFTPARVLMQDFTGVPCVVDLATMREAVRDLGGDATKVNPLAPAELVIDHSVIADLFGREDAFARNVELEYERNKERYQFLRWGQTAFNEFKVVPPGTGIVHQVNIEYLARTVMERNGQAYPDTVVGTDSHTTMVNGLGVLGWGVGGIEAEAAMLGQPVSMLIPRVVGFKLHGEMPAGTTATDLVLTITEMLRKHGVVGKFVEFYGPGVSAVPLANRATIGNMSPEYGSTVAIFPIDAETVRYLELTGRDAAQVALVEAYAKEQGLWHDPNHEPEYSERLELDLGTIEPSLAGPKRPQDRVPLGSAKTLFRSALTDYVADDSGERDLKPGVAREQLPRGANGPADEASAESFPASDPPANEFSDPADEPRDLETAAAGAGGRATNPVRVTSADGVEYELDHGAVVIAAITSCTNTSNPQVMIGAALLARNAVDKGLARKPWVKTTLAPGSKVVMDYYDRAGLTPYLDKLGFNLVGYGCTTCIGNSGPLPEEVSAAVNEGDLAVVSVLSGNRNFEGRINPDVKMNYLASPPLVVAYALAGTMDIDLANEPLGEDSQGNPVFLRDIWPNSAEIQDVIAQAIGATGFSAAYADVFAGDERWQSLPTPTGDTFAWADDSTYVRKPPYFEGMRQEPSPVTDIADARVLAKLGDSVTTDHISPAGSIKADSPAGKYLAEHGVPRHEFNSYGSRRGNHEVMIRGTFANIRLRNQLVPGVEGGFTVNHLTGEQTSIYDASMAYQEAGVPLVILAGKEYGSGSSRDWAAKGTMLLGVKAVIAESYERIHRSNLIGMGVLPLQFPVDTTAESLGLAGTETFSVTGVTALNDGDTPRTVKVTTDTGVEFDAVVRIDTPGEADYYRHGGILQYVLRRMIAS; this is encoded by the coding sequence GTGAAGGAGTACGACGTGGCGAGCCTCGACACCTTCGGTGCGAAGACCCAGCTACGCGTCGGAGACGCGAGCTACGAGATTTTCAGGATTGACAAGGTGGCGGGCCACGACCGGCTGCCCTACAGCTTGAAGGTCCTGCTGGAGAACCTGCTGCGGACCGAGGACGGCGCGAACATCACCGCCGACCACATCCGCCAGCTCGGCGGCTGGGACTCGACCGCCGACCCCAGCGTGGAGATCCAGTTCACCCCGGCGCGGGTGCTCATGCAGGACTTCACCGGCGTGCCCTGCGTCGTGGACCTGGCCACCATGCGGGAGGCCGTCCGCGACCTCGGCGGCGACGCCACCAAGGTCAACCCGCTCGCCCCGGCCGAGCTGGTCATCGACCACTCCGTCATCGCCGACCTGTTCGGCCGCGAGGACGCCTTCGCGCGCAACGTCGAGCTGGAGTACGAGCGCAACAAGGAGCGCTACCAGTTCCTGCGCTGGGGCCAGACCGCGTTCAACGAGTTCAAGGTCGTCCCGCCGGGCACCGGCATCGTGCACCAGGTCAACATCGAGTACCTGGCCCGCACGGTGATGGAGCGCAACGGCCAGGCGTACCCGGACACCGTGGTCGGCACCGACTCGCACACCACCATGGTCAACGGCCTGGGCGTGCTGGGCTGGGGCGTCGGCGGCATCGAGGCCGAGGCCGCGATGCTCGGCCAGCCGGTCAGCATGCTGATCCCCCGGGTCGTCGGCTTCAAGCTGCACGGCGAGATGCCGGCCGGCACCACCGCCACCGACCTGGTGCTGACCATCACCGAGATGCTGCGCAAGCACGGCGTGGTCGGCAAGTTCGTCGAGTTCTACGGCCCCGGCGTGAGCGCCGTGCCGCTGGCCAACCGCGCCACCATCGGCAACATGTCCCCGGAGTACGGCTCCACCGTCGCGATCTTCCCGATCGACGCCGAGACCGTCCGCTACCTGGAGCTGACCGGCCGCGACGCCGCGCAGGTCGCACTCGTCGAGGCGTACGCCAAGGAGCAGGGCCTCTGGCACGACCCGAACCACGAGCCGGAGTACTCGGAGCGGCTGGAGCTCGACCTGGGCACCATCGAGCCGTCCCTGGCCGGCCCGAAGCGTCCGCAGGACCGGGTGCCGCTGGGCAGCGCCAAGACCCTGTTCCGCTCCGCGCTGACCGACTACGTCGCCGACGACTCCGGTGAGCGTGACCTCAAGCCGGGCGTCGCCCGCGAGCAGCTGCCGCGCGGCGCCAACGGCCCGGCCGACGAGGCCAGCGCCGAGTCCTTCCCGGCCAGCGACCCGCCGGCCAACGAGTTCAGCGACCCGGCCGACGAGCCGCGCGACCTGGAGACCGCCGCGGCCGGCGCCGGCGGGCGCGCCACCAACCCGGTCCGGGTGACCAGCGCCGACGGCGTCGAGTACGAGCTGGACCACGGCGCGGTGGTGATCGCCGCGATCACCTCCTGCACCAACACCTCCAACCCGCAGGTGATGATCGGCGCGGCGCTGCTCGCCCGCAACGCGGTCGACAAGGGCCTGGCCCGCAAGCCGTGGGTCAAGACAACCCTGGCGCCGGGCTCCAAGGTCGTCATGGACTACTACGACCGCGCCGGCCTCACGCCCTACCTGGACAAGCTCGGCTTCAACCTGGTCGGCTACGGCTGCACCACCTGCATCGGCAACTCCGGCCCGCTGCCGGAGGAGGTCTCCGCCGCGGTCAACGAGGGCGACCTCGCCGTCGTCTCGGTGCTCTCCGGCAACCGGAACTTCGAGGGCCGGATCAACCCGGACGTCAAGATGAACTACCTGGCGTCCCCGCCGCTGGTGGTCGCGTACGCGCTCGCCGGCACGATGGACATCGACCTGGCCAACGAGCCGCTCGGCGAGGACAGCCAGGGCAACCCCGTCTTCCTGCGCGACATCTGGCCGAACAGCGCCGAGATCCAGGACGTCATCGCCCAGGCGATCGGCGCCACCGGCTTCAGCGCCGCGTACGCCGACGTCTTCGCCGGCGACGAGCGCTGGCAGTCGCTGCCCACCCCGACCGGTGACACCTTCGCCTGGGCCGACGACTCCACCTACGTCCGCAAGCCCCCGTACTTCGAGGGGATGCGGCAGGAGCCGAGCCCGGTCACCGACATCGCCGACGCCCGGGTGCTGGCCAAGCTGGGTGACTCGGTGACCACCGACCACATCTCGCCGGCCGGCTCGATCAAGGCCGACTCCCCCGCCGGTAAGTACCTCGCCGAGCACGGCGTGCCGCGCCACGAGTTCAACTCGTACGGCTCGCGCCGGGGCAACCACGAGGTGATGATCCGGGGCACCTTCGCCAACATCCGGCTGCGCAACCAGCTGGTCCCGGGCGTCGAGGGCGGCTTCACGGTCAACCACCTGACCGGCGAGCAGACCTCGATCTACGACGCCTCGATGGCGTACCAGGAGGCGGGCGTCCCGCTGGTCATCCTGGCCGGCAAGGAGTACGGCTCCGGCTCGTCGCGCGACTGGGCAGCCAAGGGCACCATGCTGCTCGGCGTCAAGGCGGTCATCGCCGAGTCGTACGAGCGGATCCACCGCTCCAACCTGATCGGCATGGGCGTGCTGCCGCTGCAGTTCCCGGTGGACACCACCGCGGAGTCGCTCGGCCTCGCCGGGACGGAGACCTTCTCCGTCACCGGCGTGACCGCGCTCAACGACGGCGACACCCCGCGCACCGTGAAGGTCACCACCGACACCGGCGTGGAGTTCGACGCCGTGGTCCGGATCGACACCCCGGGTGAGGCGGACTACTACCGGCACGGCGGCATCCTGCAGTACGTGCTGCGCCGGATGATCGCGAGCTGA
- a CDS encoding VOC family protein, which yields MIHHVLLACPRGSEDASRAFYAGLLGLVEKPKPPALAARGGCWFTGYGAELHLGVEDTFRPARKAHPALLRPDLDDLAARLAAAGHPVTWGDDELPGMRRFHTEDPHGNRLEFVAPIPG from the coding sequence ATGATCCATCACGTCCTGCTCGCCTGCCCACGCGGCTCCGAGGACGCCTCCCGGGCCTTTTACGCCGGCCTGCTCGGCCTGGTCGAGAAGCCCAAACCGCCGGCCCTCGCCGCCCGCGGTGGTTGCTGGTTCACCGGGTACGGCGCGGAGCTGCACCTGGGCGTCGAGGACACCTTCCGCCCCGCCCGCAAGGCGCACCCGGCCCTGCTCCGCCCCGACCTGGACGACCTCGCCGCCCGGCTGGCCGCCGCCGGACACCCGGTCACCTGGGGTGACGACGAGCTGCCCGGGATGCGGCGCTTCCACACCGAGGACCCGCACGGCAACCGGCTGGAGTTCGTCGCCCCGATCCCCGGCTGA
- a CDS encoding DedA family protein, protein MVDVQHWLSALPPVAVYLIVAGVIGVESMGVPLPGEIVLVSSALLAAAGVVEPEWVAGAAAFGAILGDSIGYAVGRRGGRPLLARLGRRFPRHLGPTQLARAEQSFARHGVWAVFFGRFVALLRILAGPLAGALHVPYRRFLVANAAGGLVWAFGTTYLLYTVGRAAEHWLKDISWAGLVLAVLAGLGSTWWLRRRARHLDQDPASEPAEPVRAGRDG, encoded by the coding sequence GTGGTCGACGTACAGCACTGGCTCTCCGCGCTGCCCCCGGTCGCGGTCTATCTGATCGTCGCCGGGGTGATCGGTGTCGAGAGCATGGGTGTCCCGCTCCCCGGCGAGATCGTGCTGGTCAGCTCGGCCCTGCTGGCCGCCGCCGGGGTGGTCGAGCCGGAGTGGGTGGCCGGCGCCGCCGCGTTCGGCGCCATCCTCGGCGACTCCATCGGGTACGCGGTGGGCCGGCGCGGCGGCCGTCCGCTGCTGGCCCGGTTGGGGCGGCGCTTCCCCCGACATCTCGGCCCCACACAGCTCGCCCGGGCCGAGCAGAGCTTCGCCCGGCACGGCGTCTGGGCGGTCTTCTTCGGCCGCTTCGTCGCGTTGCTGCGCATCCTGGCCGGGCCCCTCGCGGGCGCGCTGCACGTGCCGTACCGCCGGTTCCTGGTCGCCAACGCGGCCGGCGGCCTGGTCTGGGCCTTCGGCACGACCTACCTGCTCTACACCGTCGGCCGGGCCGCCGAGCACTGGCTCAAGGACATCTCCTGGGCCGGCCTGGTCCTCGCGGTGCTGGCTGGGCTGGGCAGCACCTGGTGGCTGCGGCGCCGGGCCCGGCACCTGGACCAGGACCCCGCGTCGGAGCCGGCCGAGCCGGTCCGGGCCGGCCGCGACGGCTGA
- a CDS encoding C39 family peptidase: MRTDLIRKTALTFAGVAATAGGIAGPALAAHAAPTQATTTVQADRKSHGERELNVRYQAQPNFYYCGPAATRNALSVQGKDIDVDAMAKEMGTTEDGTNSINDITPVLNKETGKKNAYRSVEIRDSKADRKQTDKLRTDIVRTIDDGRAVVANIAGTTTDTDGTTHSFEGGHYISVIGYRDGGNTVTIADSANPEQASYRITVDNLADWIATRGYSAAS, encoded by the coding sequence ATGCGTACCGATCTGATCCGCAAGACCGCCCTGACCTTCGCTGGTGTTGCCGCCACCGCCGGTGGGATCGCCGGCCCGGCCCTCGCCGCGCACGCCGCCCCCACCCAGGCCACCACCACCGTGCAGGCCGACCGCAAGTCGCACGGTGAGCGGGAGCTCAACGTGCGCTACCAGGCCCAGCCGAACTTCTACTACTGCGGCCCCGCCGCCACCCGCAACGCCCTCTCCGTACAGGGCAAGGACATCGACGTCGACGCCATGGCCAAGGAGATGGGCACCACCGAGGACGGCACCAACAGCATCAACGACATCACCCCGGTACTGAACAAGGAAACCGGCAAGAAGAACGCCTACCGCTCGGTGGAGATCCGCGACAGCAAGGCCGACCGCAAGCAGACCGACAAGCTGCGCACCGACATCGTCCGCACCATCGACGACGGCCGCGCCGTGGTCGCCAACATCGCCGGCACCACCACCGACACCGACGGCACCACCCACTCCTTCGAAGGCGGGCACTACATCAGCGTCATCGGCTACCGCGACGGCGGCAACACCGTCACCATCGCCGACTCCGCCAACCCCGAGCAGGCCTCCTACCGGATCACCGTCGACAACCTCGCCGACTGGATCGCCACCCGCGGCTACTCCGCCGCCTCCTGA
- a CDS encoding DUF1062 domain-containing protein, translating into MLKNWAVVPTCLPLVRRRCHACASERFRASGKFRVNANHKLIDAWLLALCTACGETAKLTVLERMTVRSVRPELLDRLHDNDPGLTAELLQDPVVQRRNRIALDWDNAWRLDTRGSDHLDREVIDVSVRSAARIPVRPVRLIAEGCGLSRAEVERLITEGKLVSAVRLSGKLSGDFTFTLKR; encoded by the coding sequence GTGCTCAAAAACTGGGCGGTCGTGCCCACCTGCCTGCCGCTCGTTCGCCGCCGTTGCCACGCGTGCGCGTCCGAGCGCTTCCGGGCAAGCGGTAAATTTCGCGTCAACGCAAACCACAAGCTCATCGACGCCTGGCTCCTCGCGCTCTGTACCGCTTGCGGGGAAACTGCAAAGCTCACGGTCCTGGAGCGGATGACTGTGCGCTCCGTACGACCTGAGCTGCTGGACCGGCTGCATGACAACGACCCTGGCCTGACAGCTGAGCTGCTCCAGGATCCGGTCGTGCAGCGCCGTAATCGCATCGCCCTCGACTGGGACAACGCCTGGCGCCTCGACACCCGCGGATCGGATCACCTGGACCGCGAGGTGATCGACGTCTCGGTCCGCTCCGCGGCGCGGATCCCTGTCCGGCCGGTGCGACTGATCGCTGAAGGTTGCGGTCTTTCGCGGGCCGAGGTCGAGAGACTGATCACGGAGGGGAAACTCGTTTCGGCAGTCCGGCTGAGCGGCAAGCTCTCCGGCGACTTCACCTTCACGCTCAAGCGCTGA
- a CDS encoding dienelactone hydrolase family protein, whose amino-acid sequence MATPFDRTPFVLSPPAAPVERHGQVDLHLPGGDGPRPAVVLVHGAPLPPGASDPRDWLLYRGYGALLAEQGLVAAVVSYRVDELTGFPAAAEDVAAAVAQVRADPRVDADRLVLWFFSGGGLLLGDWLRATPSWLRGLVGTYPLLEPLPGWEVEARFHPVDAVASAGDLPILLVRAGRDMPPVLAGIEAFTSAAGASGRSVRVLDVPDGRHGFDALDHTDQSRDAVRTARDAVVALLRDA is encoded by the coding sequence ATGGCGACGCCCTTCGACCGGACACCGTTCGTCCTGTCCCCGCCGGCCGCCCCCGTCGAGCGGCACGGCCAGGTGGACCTGCACCTGCCGGGGGGTGACGGACCCCGGCCCGCCGTGGTGCTGGTCCACGGCGCACCGCTGCCACCCGGCGCGTCCGACCCGCGCGACTGGCTCCTCTACCGCGGATACGGCGCCCTCCTGGCCGAGCAGGGCCTCGTCGCCGCGGTCGTCAGCTACCGGGTGGACGAGCTGACGGGCTTCCCGGCCGCGGCCGAGGACGTCGCGGCGGCCGTCGCGCAGGTCCGCGCCGATCCCCGGGTCGACGCCGACCGGCTGGTGCTCTGGTTCTTCTCCGGCGGCGGCCTGCTGCTGGGCGACTGGCTGCGCGCCACACCGTCGTGGCTGCGCGGGCTGGTCGGCACCTATCCGCTGCTGGAGCCGCTGCCCGGTTGGGAGGTCGAGGCCCGGTTCCACCCGGTCGACGCCGTGGCGTCCGCCGGCGACCTGCCGATCCTGCTGGTCCGGGCGGGTCGGGACATGCCGCCGGTGCTGGCCGGGATCGAGGCGTTCACCTCGGCGGCGGGGGCAAGTGGCCGTTCCGTGCGGGTCCTCGACGTACCGGACGGCCGGCACGGCTTCGACGCACTGGACCACACCGATCAGTCCCGGGACGCCGTGCGCACGGCCCGCGACGCGGTGGTCGCGCTGCTGCGCGACGCCTAG
- a CDS encoding ArsC/Spx/MgsR family protein → MEIWHNPSCSKSTCARTTLDEARVPYRLRAYLEQPPSAAELTEVLRRLEARAWDICRTGEPAAVARGMADWPRDDASEPRWIEAMVAHPELIQRPILLLDDGSAVLGRTPGALDEALRRAGAEPER, encoded by the coding sequence ATGGAGATCTGGCACAACCCGTCCTGCTCGAAGTCCACCTGCGCCCGCACCACCCTCGACGAGGCGCGCGTGCCGTACCGGCTGCGGGCGTACCTGGAGCAGCCGCCGAGCGCGGCCGAGCTGACCGAGGTGCTGCGCCGGCTCGAGGCGCGCGCCTGGGACATCTGCCGCACCGGGGAACCGGCCGCGGTGGCGCGGGGCATGGCCGACTGGCCCCGCGACGACGCCAGCGAGCCCCGCTGGATCGAGGCGATGGTGGCGCATCCGGAGCTCATCCAGCGGCCGATCCTGCTGCTCGACGACGGGAGCGCGGTGCTCGGGCGTACCCCCGGAGCGCTCGACGAGGCGCTGCGCCGCGCCGGGGCCGAGCCCGAGCGCTGA
- a CDS encoding cellulose binding domain-containing protein, with protein sequence MSDHSAPRPEARSAPAVLASMPWIVVLLGVGLLAVLLVFALLSFRGPEQPPAPEPAPPMYLPRMPSVTSSVTPPGDAPLVAVDATPSGTASGTPSPRASTHRPTATPTTRAPAAASGRVSADYQATSSDRDSFSARLTVRNTTGGAREWRVELLFTGNVKSIRASSDSGLSVRTKGTGWFVLTGTRPLPAGESAVVSMTFGRTGTGDQPGQCTVNGADCTIG encoded by the coding sequence ATGTCCGACCACTCGGCCCCACGGCCCGAGGCGCGATCTGCACCCGCCGTGCTGGCGTCGATGCCGTGGATCGTCGTGCTGCTCGGCGTCGGTCTGCTCGCCGTCCTGCTGGTGTTCGCCCTGCTCTCCTTCCGCGGACCGGAGCAGCCGCCGGCGCCCGAGCCGGCGCCGCCGATGTACCTGCCGAGGATGCCCTCCGTGACGTCGTCCGTGACGCCGCCCGGCGACGCCCCGCTGGTCGCCGTGGACGCCACCCCGTCGGGGACGGCCAGCGGCACCCCGTCGCCGCGGGCCAGCACCCACCGGCCGACCGCGACGCCGACCACCCGCGCACCGGCCGCCGCCTCCGGCCGGGTGAGCGCGGACTACCAGGCCACCTCCAGCGATCGGGACTCGTTCTCCGCCCGGCTGACGGTGCGCAACACCACCGGCGGGGCCCGCGAGTGGCGGGTGGAGCTGCTGTTCACGGGCAACGTCAAGTCGATCCGGGCGTCGTCGGACTCGGGGCTGTCGGTGCGTACCAAGGGCACTGGCTGGTTCGTGCTGACCGGTACCAGGCCCCTTCCGGCGGGGGAGAGCGCTGTGGTCTCCATGACGTTCGGCCGGACCGGCACCGGTGACCAGCCGGGCCAGTGCACCGTCAACGGGGCCGACTGCACCATCGGCTGA
- a CDS encoding cellulose binding domain-containing protein: protein MSGTRRRAPRGATALASSPWVVVATGVVVMVILLVVALTASRSREPGTGARPGDLPATVALPDLPSESPSQAAVALPAPVVPGLSPRRSDPPVPTPDGGPASAAGGAGAQPGPVPSPPAPPPSPVTGRYRVMEAFDGGFIGEVLLANAAARPRPWTVRLVPPAGSRLVTSWVEGAPQGSARMSDGVFTYTSGVDLDGGASVPLRFHIEHNGGDIRPSGCTVDGTACAGL from the coding sequence ATGTCCGGTACGCGTCGTCGCGCGCCCCGGGGCGCCACCGCGCTCGCCTCGTCGCCGTGGGTCGTGGTGGCCACCGGGGTCGTGGTGATGGTGATACTGCTGGTCGTCGCGTTGACCGCGTCCCGCAGCCGCGAGCCGGGAACCGGTGCCCGCCCCGGTGACCTGCCCGCGACCGTGGCGCTACCGGACCTGCCATCGGAGTCGCCGTCGCAAGCGGCGGTCGCGCTGCCCGCTCCGGTGGTCCCGGGGCTCTCCCCGCGCCGCAGCGACCCGCCGGTTCCGACGCCCGACGGGGGCCCCGCATCCGCCGCCGGGGGCGCGGGCGCGCAGCCCGGACCGGTCCCGTCGCCGCCGGCCCCGCCCCCGTCGCCGGTCACCGGGCGGTACCGGGTGATGGAGGCCTTCGACGGCGGCTTCATCGGCGAGGTGCTGCTCGCCAACGCCGCAGCCCGTCCCCGCCCCTGGACGGTGCGCCTGGTGCCGCCGGCCGGCAGCCGCCTGGTCACCTCCTGGGTGGAGGGTGCGCCGCAGGGCAGCGCCCGGATGTCGGACGGCGTCTTCACGTACACCAGCGGGGTGGACCTCGACGGTGGTGCGTCCGTGCCGCTGCGGTTCCACATCGAACACAACGGCGGCGACATCCGCCCGAGCGGGTGCACGGTCGACGGCACCGCCTGCGCCGGGCTCTGA